One Salvelinus namaycush isolate Seneca chromosome 4, SaNama_1.0, whole genome shotgun sequence genomic window carries:
- the LOC120046572 gene encoding zinc finger protein Pegasus-like isoform X2 has product MSLDDGSGMLVDGFERTYDGKLKCRYCNYATRGTARLIEHIRIHTGEKPHRCHLCPFASAYERHLEAHMRSHTGEKPYKCELCSFRCSDRSNLSHHRRRRHKLLPMKGARSSLSHKKMLSVLQKKSSLGYGRRLLINFSPPSMVMHKAEHLDDYSHELPHLRQETYDDQGAGGDGSSRDNHHHHHHNLVMENPLNQLSTLAGQLANLPSEAEDQTQQPPISPGAESCVDEKPFVIQQPLPATASAAVSASTAHAASSSPITPEPRPPPHSNCSPGAGPCSEHSGRTSTPSITNSQPSTPVPGLPSLHQDPQMLHHCQHCDIYFPDNILYTIHMGCHGYENPFQCNICGHKCRSKYDFACHFARGQHKQ; this is encoded by the exons ATGTCTCTTGATGACGGCTCAGGGATGCTGGTGGATGGCTTCGAGAGAACATATGATGGCAAACTCAAGTGCCGTTACTGTAACTATGCTACCAGAGGCACAGCACGACTCATTGAACATATCCGCATTCACACAG GAGAGAAACCCCACAGATGCCACCTGTGTCCTTTTGCCTCTGCTTATGAGCGACACCTAGAGGCCCATATGCGCTcccacacaggagaaaagccttacaaGTGTGAGCTGTGCTCCTTCCGCTGCAGCGACCGCAGCAACCTTTCACACCACCGCCGCCGCCGCCACAAGCTCTTACCCATGAAAGGTGctcgctcttctctctcccaCAAGAAGATGCTGAGCGTCCTGCAGAAGAAGAGCAGCCTGGGCTATGGTCGCCGGCTCCTCATTAACTTCAGCCCCCCCTCCATGGTGATGCACAAGGCTGAGCACCTGGACGACTACTCCCACGAACTGCCCCACCTGCGCCAGGAGACCTACGACGACCAGGGTGCTGGTGGAGATGGAAGCTCCAGGGAcaatcaccaccatcaccaccacaacCTGGTCATGGAAAACCCCCTCAACCAGCTCTCCACCCTGGCCGGTCAACTGGCCAACCTGCCCTCTGAAGCTGAGGACCAGACCCAACAGCCTCCCATATCTCCAGGTGCAGAGTCCTGTGTGGACGAGAAGCCCTTCGTCATCCAGCAGCCTCTCCCAGCCACGGCTTCTGCTGCTGTGTCAGCCAGTACTGCCCATGCtgcctcctcctcccccatcacCCCAGAGCCCAGGCCCCCACCACACAGCAACTGCAGCCCCGGGGCAGGTCCCTGCAGCGAGCACAGCGGGCGCACAAGTACCCCCAGCATCACCAACAGCCAGCCCAGCACACCAGTCCCGGGCCTTCCCTCGCTGCATCAAGACCCCCAGATGCTGCACCACTGCCAGCACTGTGACATCTACTTCCCTGACAACATCCTGTACACCATCCACATGGGCTGCCACGGCTATGAGAACCCCTTCCAGTGCAACATCTGTGGCCACAAGTGCAGGAGCAAG